From one Amycolatopsis sp. FDAARGOS 1241 genomic stretch:
- the trxA gene encoding thioredoxin — translation MSTVELTAANFDQTVTDNEFVLIDFWASWCGPCRQFAPVYEKSSEKHSDIVFTKVDTEAEQQLAAAFDIRSIPTLAVIRDKTLIYAQPGALPEAALEDLIRQAREVDMDEVKKAAAEQATQEQA, via the coding sequence ATGAGCACCGTAGAGCTGACCGCCGCCAACTTCGACCAGACCGTGACCGACAACGAATTCGTCCTGATCGACTTCTGGGCGAGCTGGTGTGGCCCGTGTCGCCAGTTCGCGCCGGTGTACGAGAAGTCCTCGGAGAAGCACTCCGACATCGTCTTCACGAAGGTCGACACGGAGGCCGAGCAGCAGCTCGCCGCCGCGTTCGACATCCGCTCGATCCCGACGCTCGCCGTGATCCGCGACAAGACGCTGATCTACGCGCAGCCGGGCGCGCTGCCGGAGGCCGCGCTCGAGGACCTCATCCGACAGGCCCGCGAGGTCGACATGGACGAGGTGAAGAAGGCGGCCGCCGAGCAGGCCACCCAGGAGCAGGCCTGA
- a CDS encoding DUF2630 family protein, with product MADGEILGRIDDLIAEEHELRSRSVGVGLNGDDQSRLTRVEQELDQCWDLLRQRRAKTEFHENPEEAQVRSVGEVEGYRQ from the coding sequence ATGGCTGACGGAGAGATCCTGGGCCGCATCGACGACCTGATCGCGGAGGAGCACGAACTCCGGTCGCGGTCGGTGGGCGTGGGGCTCAACGGAGACGACCAGTCGCGGCTGACGCGGGTGGAGCAGGAGCTCGACCAGTGCTGGGACCTGCTGCGGCAGCGGCGGGCGAAGACGGAGTTCCACGAGAACCCGGAAGAGGCGCAGGTGCGTTCTGTCGGGGAAGTCGAGGGGTACCGGCAGTAA